The following coding sequences lie in one Kribbella sp. NBC_00709 genomic window:
- a CDS encoding DivIVA domain-containing protein, producing MWFFGLIVVVLIGAVAVVASGRWGAMSTAYDDRPDMTVPARQVLTSTDIESTRFAVGVRGYRMDEVDSLLERVAKEVAERDRRIADLERAVAPIVDAPDGAGFASRSRYDTSEFEDTGPHQPILVGGDFPPADQPAAPSDAAPKEPAEEAAATPAAPATSAAPATSAVPAASGAPAAPAAEPARAESASESTAGSASGAEDEDDEQETSEIPRTSHEAAADEYERLQAEARALLEAQSQPVTPRRTPATPHPKPAVPPPHEDELPQAATQQPQASAEQAAPAPHWTQAPEPPQQAAEQQAAPQQEAAPEQPATQHWTAQPPAPQQPDAQQQPDPQQADSQQVEGQRAEQGQGEEGWQFWPPADQQGEDAYQRPS from the coding sequence ATGTGGTTCTTCGGGCTGATCGTCGTGGTGTTGATCGGGGCTGTCGCGGTAGTCGCCTCGGGTCGTTGGGGTGCCATGAGCACGGCGTACGACGACCGGCCCGACATGACCGTGCCCGCGCGGCAGGTGCTCACGTCGACCGACATCGAGTCGACGCGGTTCGCGGTCGGGGTGCGCGGCTACCGGATGGACGAGGTCGACTCGCTGCTCGAACGCGTCGCCAAGGAGGTCGCTGAGCGCGACCGGCGGATCGCGGACCTCGAGCGCGCCGTGGCCCCGATCGTGGACGCGCCGGACGGCGCGGGCTTCGCGTCGAGGTCGCGGTACGACACCTCCGAGTTCGAGGACACCGGGCCGCATCAGCCGATCCTCGTCGGCGGCGACTTCCCGCCCGCTGACCAGCCCGCCGCGCCCTCGGATGCTGCGCCGAAGGAGCCCGCTGAGGAGGCGGCTGCCACTCCGGCTGCTCCGGCCACGTCTGCTGCTCCGGCCACGTCTGCCGTTCCGGCCGCTTCTGGCGCTCCGGCTGCTCCTGCCGCGGAGCCGGCGCGAGCTGAGTCCGCGTCCGAGTCCACGGCTGGGTCCGCGTCTGGTGCGGAGGACGAGGACGACGAGCAGGAGACATCCGAGATCCCGCGGACGAGCCACGAAGCGGCGGCGGACGAGTACGAACGCCTCCAAGCCGAGGCCCGCGCCCTCCTCGAGGCCCAGTCCCAACCAGTCACCCCACGCCGTACCCCCGCCACCCCGCACCCCAAGCCCGCCGTGCCGCCGCCCCACGAAGACGAGCTACCCCAAGCCGCCACCCAACAGCCGCAGGCGTCGGCCGAGCAGGCCGCGCCGGCACCGCACTGGACGCAAGCTCCGGAGCCGCCCCAGCAGGCGGCGGAGCAGCAAGCGGCCCCGCAGCAGGAAGCCGCTCCCGAGCAGCCGGCAACCCAGCATTGGACGGCCCAGCCGCCCGCGCCGCAGCAGCCCGACGCGCAGCAGCAGCCCGACCCGCAGCAGGCGGACTCTCAGCAGGTCGAGGGGCAGCGGGCTGAGCAGGGGCAGGGGGAGGAAGGGTGGCAGTTCTGGCCGCCGGCGGATCAGCAAGGGGAAGACGCTTATCAGCGTCCTAGCTGA
- a CDS encoding TIGR00730 family Rossman fold protein, translating to MRRKQVQHSTSEQRLLDSRGPSDWVHTDPWRVLRIQSEFIEGFGMLAELGAAISVFGSARTKPDDPMYAAAEEFGRKLVGAGYAVITGGGPGVMEAANKGASEAGGVSVGLGIELPFENGLNEWVDIGMNFRYFFTRKTMFVKYAQGFVVMPGGFGTLDELFEALTLAQTRKVTSFPVVLFGTAYWGGLVDWLRNTMLTDGKISAADLDMFTVTDDVDEAISYVMKAGELADAAAEDAAEAAAQDVDGPTAKARRLGSDGS from the coding sequence ATGCGGCGCAAGCAGGTGCAGCACTCCACCTCCGAGCAGCGGCTGCTGGACAGCCGCGGCCCGTCGGACTGGGTGCACACCGACCCGTGGCGGGTGCTGCGGATCCAGTCGGAGTTCATCGAGGGGTTCGGCATGCTCGCCGAGCTGGGGGCCGCGATCAGCGTGTTCGGCTCGGCACGGACCAAGCCGGACGACCCGATGTACGCCGCGGCCGAGGAGTTCGGGCGGAAGCTGGTCGGCGCCGGGTACGCCGTCATCACCGGCGGCGGACCGGGGGTGATGGAGGCCGCGAACAAGGGTGCGTCCGAGGCCGGCGGCGTGTCGGTCGGGCTCGGGATCGAGCTGCCCTTCGAGAACGGCCTGAACGAGTGGGTCGACATCGGGATGAACTTCCGGTACTTCTTCACCCGCAAGACGATGTTCGTGAAGTACGCGCAGGGGTTCGTGGTGATGCCGGGCGGGTTCGGCACGCTGGACGAGCTGTTCGAGGCGCTCACGCTGGCACAGACGCGGAAGGTCACGTCGTTCCCGGTCGTCCTGTTCGGTACGGCGTACTGGGGCGGGCTGGTCGACTGGCTGCGGAACACGATGCTCACCGACGGCAAGATCTCGGCGGCCGACCTGGACATGTTCACGGTCACCGACGACGTGGACGAGGCCATCAGTTACGTCATGAAGGCGGGGGAGCTGGCCGACGCCGCGGCCGAGGACGCCGCCGAGGCGGCCGCGCAGGACGTGGATGGCCCGACCGCCAAGGCACGCCGGCTGGGGTCCGACGGGAGCTGA
- the dapE gene encoding succinyl-diaminopimelate desuccinylase, translated as MTKLDLTASGPDLTEALVNVSSVSGTEEKLADKVETALSAYGHLKVFRHGNTVVARTDLGRDERVVIAGHLDTVPLNDNLPARRADGLIHGLGACDMKGGVAVALRLAATLDAPNRDLTYVFYDCEEIESERNGLFKLTHSNPELLEGVFAVVMEPSNAVVEAGCQGTMRIEVTTRGERAHSARSWMGRNAIHAAGDVLARLAAYEPRRVPIDGLEYREGLNAVAITGGVAGNVVPDLCTVTINYRFAPSRSEAEAEAHLREVFEGYDVVVTDSAPGGLPGLERPAAAAFLQVVGGEPQPKFGWTDVARFTLLGVPAVNYGPGDPLYAHKQDEFVPEADIELCEQRLRSWLTGRA; from the coding sequence ATGACCAAACTGGACCTGACCGCATCCGGACCCGACCTGACCGAGGCGTTGGTGAACGTATCTTCGGTCAGCGGGACCGAGGAGAAGCTCGCGGACAAGGTCGAGACGGCGCTCTCGGCGTACGGGCATCTGAAGGTGTTCCGGCACGGGAACACCGTGGTCGCCCGGACCGACCTCGGCCGGGACGAGCGGGTCGTCATCGCCGGCCACCTCGACACCGTCCCGCTCAACGACAACCTCCCGGCCCGCCGCGCCGACGGCCTGATCCACGGCCTCGGTGCGTGCGACATGAAGGGCGGCGTCGCGGTCGCGCTCCGGCTCGCGGCGACCCTCGACGCGCCGAACCGGGACCTCACCTACGTCTTCTACGACTGCGAGGAGATCGAGTCCGAGCGCAACGGTCTCTTCAAGCTGACCCACTCCAACCCCGAGCTGCTCGAAGGTGTGTTCGCGGTCGTGATGGAGCCGTCGAACGCCGTCGTCGAGGCCGGCTGCCAGGGCACGATGCGGATCGAGGTCACCACCCGCGGCGAACGCGCGCACTCGGCCAGGTCATGGATGGGCCGCAACGCCATCCATGCCGCGGGCGACGTGCTGGCCCGGCTGGCGGCGTACGAGCCACGACGAGTGCCGATCGACGGGCTCGAGTACCGCGAGGGCCTGAACGCGGTCGCGATCACCGGCGGGGTCGCCGGCAACGTCGTACCGGATCTGTGCACGGTGACGATCAACTACCGTTTCGCACCCAGCCGGTCCGAGGCGGAGGCCGAAGCGCACCTGCGCGAGGTGTTCGAGGGGTACGACGTCGTGGTGACGGACTCGGCTCCGGGCGGGCTGCCGGGGCTGGAGCGACCGGCCGCGGCGGCGTTCCTGCAGGTGGTTGGCGGCGAGCCGCAGCCGAAGTTCGGGTGGACCGACGTGGCCCGGTTCACGCTGCTCGGCGTACCGGCCGTGAATTACGGCCCCGGCGACCCGCTGTACGCGCACAAGCAGGACGAATTCGTGCCCGAGGCCGACATCGAGCTGTGTGAACAGCGGTTGAGGAGTTGGTTGACGGGCCGCGCCTGA
- a CDS encoding VOC family protein: protein MTIARFKDLCVDVSSPSEMAAFWGRVIGLTAPADNPNVLVGDTPEKTIWMCKVPETRTVKNRVHLDVITGAIGDLERAGATILTPETDEQRWTVMTDPEGGEFCGFVREPVPAYRLMELVVDSADPEQQARWWGGVLGVDVSSREGAPYHWLENVPGLPFRYWVFVPVPEPKTVKNRVHWDVSAPALQPVLDAGATLLRPKDDEIGWHVCADPEGNEFCVFLPPEESS from the coding sequence ATGACCATCGCTCGTTTCAAAGACTTGTGCGTCGACGTCTCGTCGCCGAGTGAGATGGCCGCGTTCTGGGGCCGGGTGATCGGCCTGACGGCGCCCGCCGACAACCCGAACGTGCTGGTCGGCGACACCCCGGAGAAGACGATCTGGATGTGCAAGGTCCCGGAGACGAGGACGGTCAAGAACCGGGTTCACCTCGACGTCATCACCGGCGCGATCGGGGACCTCGAGCGGGCCGGCGCGACGATCCTGACGCCGGAGACCGACGAGCAGCGCTGGACGGTGATGACGGATCCCGAGGGCGGGGAGTTCTGCGGATTCGTCCGCGAGCCGGTTCCGGCGTACCGGTTGATGGAGCTGGTGGTCGACTCGGCCGACCCGGAGCAGCAGGCGCGCTGGTGGGGCGGCGTGCTCGGTGTCGACGTCAGTAGCCGGGAGGGCGCGCCGTACCACTGGCTCGAGAACGTGCCTGGCCTCCCGTTCCGGTACTGGGTGTTCGTCCCGGTGCCGGAGCCGAAGACCGTGAAGAACAGAGTGCACTGGGATGTCAGCGCGCCCGCGCTGCAGCCGGTGCTCGACGCGGGTGCGACACTGCTGCGGCCCAAGGACGACGAGATCGGCTGGCACGTCTGCGCCGACCCCGAGGGCAACGAGTTCTGCGTTTTCCTGCCGCCGGAGGAGTCTTCATGA
- a CDS encoding CGNR zinc finger domain-containing protein: MSTLAFALAATIKHDGHGGIADLLATPAEAAAWLAEHQHLVTQVLLGRPGSDLGRISYPNRAVILPDADESGVRDELVRIRGAVRALFARAVAPEPPSKADAGRLMAVEDALRMVNRAADRLGTTHLEWVEEPATRWAFRTDDPVALLVGAVGRSAIDFLVSPARGLLRACPAARCVKYFLQDDPRQTWCSASCGNRERVNRHYRKRHG; encoded by the coding sequence ATGAGCACGCTGGCCTTCGCCCTCGCCGCGACCATCAAGCACGACGGCCACGGCGGCATCGCCGACCTCCTGGCGACGCCTGCGGAGGCGGCTGCCTGGCTGGCGGAGCACCAACACCTGGTGACGCAGGTCCTGCTCGGCCGCCCCGGATCCGACCTGGGGAGGATTTCCTACCCGAATCGGGCAGTAATCCTCCCCGACGCCGACGAGTCCGGCGTGCGCGACGAGTTGGTCAGGATCCGCGGAGCGGTGCGCGCGTTGTTCGCCCGGGCAGTGGCGCCAGAGCCTCCCAGCAAGGCGGACGCCGGGCGCCTGATGGCCGTCGAGGATGCGCTTCGGATGGTGAATCGCGCGGCGGATCGGTTGGGGACGACGCACCTGGAGTGGGTGGAGGAGCCGGCGACGCGGTGGGCATTCCGGACGGATGATCCGGTCGCGTTGCTCGTCGGGGCTGTCGGGCGGTCGGCGATCGACTTCTTGGTGAGCCCGGCGCGCGGGCTCTTGCGGGCCTGTCCGGCCGCCCGTTGTGTGAAGTACTTCCTGCAGGACGATCCGCGGCAGACCTGGTGTTCGGCGTCGTGCGGCAACCGCGAGCGGGTGAACCGGCACTACCGCAAGCGTCACGGATAG
- a CDS encoding pyridoxine/pyridoxamine 5'-phosphate oxidase codes for MTDLRTRLRAAPTLTGTPPAWDPSSAPATPHPLFVDWLLTAIGRQVPEPCAMTLSTVRADGRPNGRVLILKNVTDDGWQFASTSTSRKGDELATSPYAALTFYWIPLGRQVRVLGTVEAADPEESARDFLMRPETARAEALVGRQSAVLEDPADIDRAVKEQSERIAAEPDLVAPNWTLYTLRAEEVEFWQADPDRRHTRLRYRLEDEWTKELLWP; via the coding sequence GTGACCGACCTCCGCACCCGGCTGCGCGCCGCACCGACGCTGACCGGCACCCCTCCGGCCTGGGATCCTTCAAGCGCCCCCGCGACACCGCACCCGCTGTTCGTCGACTGGCTGCTGACCGCGATCGGCCGGCAGGTGCCCGAGCCGTGCGCCATGACTCTGTCGACGGTCCGCGCCGACGGCCGGCCGAACGGGCGGGTCCTGATCCTGAAGAACGTGACGGACGACGGCTGGCAGTTCGCGTCGACGTCGACCAGCCGCAAGGGCGACGAGCTGGCAACCTCGCCGTACGCCGCGCTGACGTTCTACTGGATCCCGCTCGGACGGCAGGTCCGCGTGCTCGGGACGGTCGAGGCCGCGGATCCGGAGGAGTCGGCGCGGGACTTCCTGATGCGGCCCGAGACGGCTCGGGCGGAGGCATTGGTCGGGCGGCAAAGCGCAGTACTCGAGGATCCTGCGGATATCGACCGGGCCGTGAAGGAACAGTCGGAGCGGATCGCCGCGGAGCCCGACCTGGTCGCGCCGAACTGGACGCTGTACACGCTGCGCGCCGAGGAGGTCGAGTTCTGGCAGGCCGATCCGGATCGCCGGCACACACGCCTGCGGTACCGCCTGGAAGACGAGTGGACGAAGGAGCTGTTGTGGCCCTGA
- a CDS encoding maleylpyruvate isomerase family mycothiol-dependent enzyme, with translation MALIDVRAAADQLLALVADLDEPTARGDSALPGWSRGHVITHIASFSEAMTRQVDEALQGGLVEMYDGGRPGRDAAIEAGADRSAAELRTHLTEAVTALLASWDKVSPTDWPLPILHRNSNLSAGLQATWRELTIHTTDLDLGPTPATWSPSFCLHLLDFLRPRTPDNIHLILEAEDTTWENGTGEQVKLTGALTDLTAWYAGRTAPGPITGAAPNLLPWP, from the coding sequence GTGGCCCTGATCGACGTACGCGCCGCCGCCGACCAACTGCTCGCCCTCGTCGCGGACCTGGACGAGCCGACAGCCCGCGGCGACTCGGCGCTGCCCGGGTGGTCCCGCGGCCACGTGATCACGCATATCGCCAGCTTCTCCGAGGCGATGACCCGTCAGGTCGACGAAGCCCTCCAGGGCGGCCTCGTCGAGATGTACGACGGTGGCCGCCCGGGACGCGACGCTGCTATCGAAGCGGGCGCGGACCGCTCCGCCGCCGAGCTGCGCACGCACCTCACCGAGGCCGTGACCGCACTGCTCGCCTCCTGGGACAAGGTCAGCCCCACCGACTGGCCGCTCCCCATCCTCCACCGCAACAGCAACCTCTCCGCCGGCCTGCAAGCCACCTGGCGAGAACTCACCATCCACACCACCGACCTCGACCTCGGCCCCACCCCGGCAACCTGGTCGCCCTCCTTCTGCCTGCACCTGCTGGACTTCCTCCGCCCCCGCACTCCCGACAACATCCACCTGATCCTCGAAGCCGAAGACACCACCTGGGAGAACGGCACCGGTGAACAGGTGAAGCTGACCGGCGCCCTGACAGACCTAACCGCCTGGTACGCCGGCCGCACCGCCCCCGGGCCGATCACCGGGGCCGCACCCAACCTCCTCCCCTGGCCGTGA
- a CDS encoding DUF4185 domain-containing protein yields MKRGALLAVLPLVFGTASLLNHGSPPAPAASTPVGTAQVESKGTPSNSDGDLWPSCWAGNDKVYAANGDGKGFSTDGDFADIAVSEINGMPGNLSGATISKGDQVGSVWSGAGYNRKPTGMVCVGDTLYLAVQDLALDFNDVPAATILKSTDHGKTWTWDKKEPMFSGHVFTTIWFADFGKGGALAPDGYVYAYGLDGNWRDSFDDTVADPQSMFLARVPKTKVQDRGAWKFYTGSGWSAKIADRKPVLTDTRRLYAQTYGTNASNLSVISQGGVTYLAKQKRYVYTSWTEYTFEFYESPTPWGPWKHFMSKDFGGYPWSTSKYGGYGVTIPSKFVQPDGNAMYIQANVCPCGGGGIGTSVYNFNLRKLVLTPSVGTPAANLPGSDNLAAPSTGAVAVSKSTNSGSLALMNDGAKTGSESDFDDEVKGASWWGYEWPARHKVNNVEFTSGAVSAEGGYFTGRPRVQVKQNGQWVEVGSQTVSPAYPGDASAGANATYTITFPVQETDGVRVIGLPGGTRSYTTVSELAVRYVSQLADGGFEGTGGGKPAWLFEGTAANGVDRGLGFAHSGANNGWIRCTCTGFSDLYQTVPVTPGATYTFGSWINASANLPADQGSFGVRAGTTDLAGTTFGAGTGYVHHEVTVKVPANTHELTVYAGFNGPNLDTWIQLDDFTVS; encoded by the coding sequence ATGAAGCGTGGGGCTCTGCTTGCCGTGCTGCCACTCGTGTTCGGCACGGCATCACTCTTGAACCATGGCTCCCCACCCGCGCCGGCCGCCTCGACTCCGGTCGGTACGGCGCAGGTCGAGTCGAAGGGCACGCCCAGCAACAGCGACGGCGACCTCTGGCCGTCCTGCTGGGCCGGCAACGACAAGGTGTACGCCGCCAACGGTGACGGCAAGGGTTTCAGTACCGACGGCGACTTCGCCGACATCGCGGTCAGCGAGATCAACGGCATGCCCGGAAACTTGTCCGGGGCAACGATCTCGAAGGGCGACCAGGTCGGATCCGTCTGGAGCGGCGCCGGGTACAACCGGAAGCCGACCGGGATGGTGTGCGTCGGCGACACGCTGTACCTCGCCGTCCAGGATCTCGCGCTGGACTTCAACGACGTACCGGCCGCGACGATCCTGAAGTCGACCGACCACGGGAAGACCTGGACGTGGGACAAGAAGGAGCCGATGTTCTCCGGTCATGTCTTCACGACGATCTGGTTCGCGGACTTCGGCAAGGGTGGCGCGCTCGCGCCCGACGGCTACGTGTACGCGTACGGGCTGGACGGCAACTGGCGAGACTCGTTCGACGACACCGTTGCCGATCCGCAGAGTATGTTCCTGGCCCGGGTGCCCAAGACCAAGGTGCAGGATCGCGGCGCCTGGAAGTTCTACACCGGCTCCGGCTGGTCCGCGAAGATCGCCGATCGCAAGCCGGTGCTGACCGACACGCGCCGGCTGTACGCGCAGACGTACGGGACGAACGCGTCCAATCTGAGCGTGATCAGCCAGGGCGGCGTCACCTACCTCGCAAAGCAGAAACGGTACGTCTACACGTCCTGGACCGAGTACACCTTCGAGTTCTACGAGTCGCCGACGCCGTGGGGCCCGTGGAAACACTTCATGAGCAAGGACTTCGGCGGATATCCCTGGTCCACCTCGAAGTACGGCGGGTACGGCGTGACGATCCCGTCGAAGTTCGTCCAGCCCGACGGCAACGCGATGTACATCCAGGCGAACGTGTGCCCGTGCGGCGGCGGTGGGATCGGCACGTCGGTGTACAACTTCAACCTGCGCAAGCTGGTACTGACGCCGTCGGTTGGCACCCCGGCTGCGAACCTGCCCGGATCCGACAACCTCGCCGCCCCGTCGACGGGTGCGGTCGCGGTCTCCAAGTCGACAAACTCCGGAAGCCTCGCGCTGATGAACGACGGGGCGAAGACCGGGAGCGAGTCCGACTTCGACGACGAGGTGAAGGGCGCGTCGTGGTGGGGGTACGAGTGGCCCGCGCGGCACAAGGTCAACAACGTCGAGTTCACCTCGGGCGCGGTGTCGGCTGAGGGCGGTTACTTCACCGGCCGGCCGCGGGTGCAGGTCAAGCAGAACGGACAGTGGGTCGAGGTCGGCTCGCAGACCGTTTCACCGGCGTATCCCGGCGACGCGTCGGCCGGGGCGAACGCGACGTACACGATCACGTTCCCGGTGCAGGAGACCGACGGGGTGCGGGTGATCGGCCTGCCGGGCGGGACGCGTTCGTACACAACGGTCTCGGAGCTCGCGGTCCGGTACGTCTCCCAACTGGCGGACGGCGGCTTCGAAGGCACCGGCGGCGGCAAGCCGGCCTGGCTCTTCGAGGGTACGGCGGCCAACGGCGTCGACCGCGGTCTCGGCTTCGCGCACTCGGGCGCGAACAACGGCTGGATCCGCTGCACCTGCACGGGTTTCAGCGACCTGTACCAAACGGTCCCGGTCACGCCCGGCGCGACGTACACCTTCGGCTCGTGGATCAACGCGTCCGCGAACCTCCCCGCCGACCAGGGCAGCTTCGGCGTACGCGCCGGCACCACAGACCTGGCCGGCACGACCTTCGGAGCAGGCACCGGCTACGTCCACCACGAGGTGACAGTGAAGGTCCCCGCCAACACCCACGAGCTAACCGTCTACGCCGGCTTCAACGGCCCCAACCTCGACACCTGGATCCAGCTCGACGACTTCACCGTCAGCTGA
- a CDS encoding carbohydrate ABC transporter permease: MKIRFFPILAHVLAIIAVAPLLWILISALKPAEDVFNFGWPSTWTLDNLQYVLLKIPMPRFMLNSAIVAVTVTVIALFFHSMAAYALARLRFPGRGIIFSGIMSTLLVSLPVILVPLFLVAKQLGLLDSYAGLIVPSIFHAFGIFLLRQYYLNIPRELEEAADLDGCGYWRRYWSVILPLSRPVLASLSVLFFLANWNAFLWPLTITRNPDLRVIQLGVSGMQGQYASAWNLILAAAVIAAVPTVVVFVAGQRRLVDAMKTTGLK, translated from the coding sequence ATGAAAATTAGATTCTTCCCGATCCTGGCTCACGTCCTCGCGATCATCGCGGTCGCGCCGCTGCTGTGGATCCTGATCAGTGCACTCAAGCCCGCCGAGGACGTGTTCAACTTCGGCTGGCCGTCGACGTGGACGCTGGACAACCTGCAGTACGTGCTGCTGAAGATCCCGATGCCGCGGTTCATGCTGAACTCCGCGATCGTGGCCGTGACGGTCACCGTGATCGCACTGTTCTTCCACAGCATGGCGGCGTACGCGCTGGCCCGGCTGCGGTTCCCGGGGCGCGGGATCATCTTCTCCGGGATCATGTCGACACTGCTCGTGTCGCTGCCGGTGATACTAGTTCCGTTGTTTCTAGTGGCAAAGCAACTAGGTCTGCTGGACAGTTACGCCGGTCTGATCGTGCCGAGCATCTTCCATGCGTTCGGCATCTTCCTGCTCCGGCAGTATTACCTGAACATCCCACGCGAGCTCGAGGAAGCGGCCGACCTGGATGGCTGCGGCTACTGGCGGCGGTACTGGAGCGTCATCCTGCCGCTCAGCCGGCCGGTCCTCGCATCGCTGTCGGTGCTGTTCTTCCTGGCCAACTGGAACGCGTTCCTCTGGCCGCTCACCATCACCCGGAACCCGGACCTGCGGGTGATCCAGCTCGGCGTCTCCGGCATGCAGGGGCAGTACGCCTCCGCCTGGAACCTCATCCTCGCGGCCGCGGTGATCGCGGCCGTTCCCACGGTCGTGGTGTTCGTCGCGGGCCAGCGCCGCCTGGTGGACGCGATGAAGACGACCGGCCTCAAGTAA
- a CDS encoding carbohydrate ABC transporter permease, with translation MARTRAKPKAGMTRKRREALAAYAFLAPDTIGLLIFVAIPMVLAFGVAFFKVDGFGNYQYVGLANYKLMAGDDQLWASLKVTAIYVVTFVPIAFVVSFALAMLVRNHFKGIGWVRSAFFLPNVVSLVVVGLIWQFLLVDKRGALSKILAPVGLGDVSFLGTPSLALGTYVVISVWFLMGYQMLVFLAGLKDVPKELEDAAQIDGAGSWQRFRYVIWPLLRPTSFFVVVNSTIGAVTGLQAFDLVFVLTKGGPARATSTVVLYIYEQAFTFNNMGYAAALTTVVVAILVVCTGLMFGFTRGGRFDEN, from the coding sequence ATGGCACGCACACGGGCGAAGCCCAAGGCGGGTATGACGAGGAAACGGCGCGAGGCGCTGGCGGCGTACGCCTTCCTCGCGCCGGACACCATCGGCCTGCTGATCTTCGTCGCGATCCCGATGGTGCTCGCCTTCGGGGTCGCGTTCTTCAAGGTCGATGGCTTCGGCAACTATCAGTACGTCGGCCTGGCCAACTACAAGCTGATGGCCGGCGACGACCAGCTCTGGGCGTCGCTGAAGGTCACCGCGATCTACGTGGTCACGTTCGTGCCGATCGCGTTCGTGGTGAGCTTCGCGCTGGCCATGCTGGTCCGCAACCATTTCAAGGGCATCGGCTGGGTCCGCTCGGCGTTCTTCCTGCCGAACGTGGTCAGCCTGGTCGTGGTCGGCCTGATCTGGCAGTTCCTGCTGGTCGACAAGCGCGGCGCGCTCTCCAAGATCCTCGCGCCGGTCGGCCTCGGCGACGTATCCTTCCTCGGTACGCCGTCCCTCGCGCTCGGCACGTACGTCGTGATCAGTGTCTGGTTCCTGATGGGCTACCAGATGCTGGTCTTCCTGGCCGGCCTGAAGGACGTGCCGAAGGAGCTCGAGGACGCCGCGCAGATCGACGGTGCGGGCTCCTGGCAACGATTCCGGTACGTGATCTGGCCACTGCTCCGGCCGACCAGCTTCTTCGTCGTGGTGAACTCGACGATCGGCGCGGTCACCGGCCTGCAGGCGTTCGACCTGGTCTTCGTACTGACCAAGGGCGGCCCGGCCCGCGCGACCAGCACGGTCGTCCTCTACATCTACGAGCAGGCCTTCACCTTCAACAACATGGGGTACGCCGCCGCGCTGACGACCGTGGTCGTGGCGATCCTCGTCGTCTGCACCGGCCTGATGTTCGGCTTCACCCGCGGAGGTCGCTTCGATGAAAATTAG